The DNA segment aataaaagataagaaacaaatccgtcgtcgacgccatgtccggactatcgaactccgtcttcgttcttcacgatgaagctccagaataatatcaaaatcacacgatcaaaccctctgatttctgtataaGTGTGGCGGCTCTCTCCTCTCTCAGATTCTAATGTATTCCTTTTATATCGCAtctcaaaagcccactcaaaagcccacaaaatatagaagtttccttccgattaaaatttccaaactcAAACTTCGCGACACGCGCCCGCGCATAGGCCTCTGTTCTCAAGTTTCTCGCCTTCCCAAGAACTTGAGCGATAGCTCTTCTTTGAGCGCTAACAAAGAGCTCTgaacttaggcccaataatatgGCCCAACACTATTCCTCTTCTTTctctgtacgtttcttttcttttcttttcttctttctctctaaacttcttatttttctccttgaaattccataattcacaaaatctctatAATtttctacaatcacaaaaacaaaacaatacccacataaatctgctcgaaaaaaatatttaacaattaaaatcatatataaattaagtgtataaaatacacttatcacagGACGATAAAGTAATAGCATATGCATCTTTACAGCTGAAGGTCCATGAGAGAAACTACCCgactcatgatcttgagttggcggcagttgtttttgctttgaaactatggagacactacttgtatggtgagaagtgtcagattttcactgatcacaaaagcctaaaatatttcttcactcggaaggagttgaatatgaggcataGACGATGGCTGGAattggtgaaggactacgactgtgaTATTAGCTATCATCCTGGTAAGGCTAATATTGTAgtagatgcattgagtcgcaagtctGCGATATTGAACCAATTGACAGTCCAATAGGAGTTGATTGCTGATTTTGAACGGATGAGTTTGGAGGTATTCGAACCAATGGAGGTATGCACTCTAGCAGCCTTAACAGTAGTACCTAGTTTGCTTGAGAGAATTCAAGCAGGCCAAGCTTTTGATGAACAGTTGACGTTGTGGAGGAACAGAGATGAAGCTAAAGGTGGTACATTGTACACTGTTAAAGATGGAATTGTTCATCAACGAGGTAGAATGTGGGTGCCAGCAGTAGACTCACTGAGAGTTGAAATGATGACTGAAGCCCATACTGTTCggtattccattcatccaggaagtacgaaaatgtataaggatctgcAATCCTTATACTGATGGTCAGGTATGAAGAAGGATATCTTAAGATTTGTGAGTgaatgcttgacttgtcagcatgTGAAAATTGAGCACCAGAGGCCAGCGGGACTCTTGAAACCATTGTCTATACCCACATGGAAGTGGGAAGATGttacttgaaagagtgggtgcccggtgagccaacttgtggctaagggctttgatgactctatgtacaaacaatcttttgtttaatataatttacatattttataatggcgtttactttatcttttatcatattattatgttgtgacatactataagatgtttagatgaagaccttgaatatactatagtgtatgtaagatgtggtagcacatggggatggctatcatgaaacacatcttatagtcactatatattctaaacagttcctagtcgattgagccgtccgttaataaggataaggatcgctcgagattgagactagcatttgcgatgccaagtaccacgtttcattggtatggaacatagagatgttcaaagaatgcaaatggatattcatacgatgaatgatcgaactaccctatccggactttccaagtggttatcacttatcgagtggataaagtccgcggttttggttgtacaccattagtccttactacttgaaacatcattgagactctatatgctagtactgtgttttgactcgtttaccgactctattggggtcatcaggtgtcgggattgggtacagttacgacacatataggagtcgatgctttgttgtcaaggattcaccacatacttcctagtgtggatatcctatgcaatctgaggagatattagtgtgacgaatctctggccagagtacatgatgtgttttaagaaatggtttcttagtagcacatgcaatgtcactatttgatcttcaagatgtattgcatagttatcgaatctcgaacgactctcgatttaccaatggttgttgattcgatcgggatatatggatgaagggaccgtactgtacgctaaccaaaatctattggttcttgcaggcactatcagtgatacctagggaatcatggggcgatgttgctaggcgctcttaccatgattcgatgggcaagtcagaaattgttgttccgagtcacaaggagttgtgagcccacggctagctgtatccctgaaccattgagggtcacacaagtaatggatttttaatccccgttgagatagttaaatttaaagagttaaatttaatgaacaaagaagtgggacttcttatttaagagtagaggagtaagatttcctaaaatgacatagggatgggcatttttgaaaatcactgaattcggattcagaaaatttatcttgactttaaaagatgcagaaatgatttctgtgcacattggtgaaattggtttatcaatctgagtcacgatgaattttatattaatttctgaacatgcgagctttgcttgtcaggcttgaacttatgactaatgggccctaagctgttagcagcccacattataaataagttattgcagtacagaaattatacaacagaggtcacaattttcgaaaaccctagctgtgttttttttaaaagtggccgccccccccccccccttctcccctctctgctcgaaaaattccagcctgtgaattttgaatttgcagtctggtttaacggatcaaattcgttaattctcttcgtagaaacttctgatagattttctagtgcaatctatcagagggattaaacttctgttcgtggacctgattgaagaattgttcgtccatcagttcctgggatatacaacaagagcagagtaatctgttggtgtccataatctcgtttcgagattcaaggtaaaaatttaattgttatttaatttttacacgcacaatttaatcgtaaagttttgatacccatgatatgaaatcgttccatataaaatttttaaacttctgctgcaccgggtatcaattctgattgatctgatcaccgttctccaacattactatggattttgtgGTTGGATTGCCAGTTACACCGCAAAGGATGAACTCGATTTGGGTGATAGTTGACAGGTTAACTAAGTCAGCTCATTTTATTCCAGTCAGGAataacttctcgatgaatcagtatgcagagctATACATTCGAGAAATTGTCAGATTTCATGGAGTACCAGCGAGGATAGTATCTGACAGAGATCCTAAGTTCACTTTGAACTTTTGGGGAAGTTTACGTAGAGGATTGGGAACGAAGCTAGCtttcagtacagcttttcaccctcagacagatggtcagtcagaacgagtgatccaaatactcgaagacatgttgagagcttgtATGATCGACTTTGGAGGTAAATTGGAATCGAaattgcctttagtggagtttacttacaacaatagttatcaagaaactattggcatggctccttatgaggcattgtatgggagaaGGTGTAGAACTCCCCTACactgggatgaagttggagaaAGAGTTGTTTTGGGACCAAAAATAGTAATCCAAACAGTAGATGTAATAGCCAAGATCAGAgacagaatgttgacagctCAAAGTCGATAGAAAAGTTACGTCGACCAGCTACgtagagatttggagtttgaagtAGGTGACCATGTATTTTTAAAGGTGTCATCATGGAAAGGTGTtatgagatttggaaagagaggtaaATTGAGCccaagatatataggacctttcGAGATCCTAGAAAAATTTGGGGCTCGAGCTTACCGAGTGGCACTACCACCAAACTTGGAGGGTGTTCACAATGTCTTCCATATCGTCATGTTAAGGAAGTATGTGgcaaatccttctcatgttatcTGCCATGAGCCAGTGGATTGTACGCCAGACTTATCCTACGAGGAGATGCCTGTTCAAATCTTGGACAGACAAGTTCGTAGGTTGAGAAACAGAGAGATTCCAATGGTGAAAGTTTTATGGCGCAACAAGTAGGTTGAGGAAGCTACATGGGAAACCAAATAGGATATGCGAGCACGCTATCCTGAACTATTTGGTAAGTcgaatttcaaggacgaaattcttttaaggagggtagagttgtaaggtccaaaaagtccactagtttaatcatgattaattgatattttaatgtattttaattattttaagaatgttcatgaagaatTTTCAGGACGAAATTCCTGATGTGTTCGGTTCATGTTTATGgagttttgaatgatttgaaggCAATAAATCAGATTTTTGGATAAAAGTAGATATGAGGGTTTTTGATTCAAAATCTTAAAATGTTTGATGTATTGGcacaagttattttgaagttttgatgttgaatgttatttttgatggaaAAACGTCCCAAAGCATTGTGGGTTTTGAAATAGTGCAGAAAAAATCACTTTTTGGAAAAAGGATGTCGcgacagcgcgcccgcgccgcggTTCCATAGGTGTGCAAGCGTGCAGCGTGGCCGCGCAGCCCGCTTGCACACCTGCGGAACCACGGCGCAGGTTCGAAATC comes from the Henckelia pumila isolate YLH828 chromosome 1, ASM3356847v2, whole genome shotgun sequence genome and includes:
- the LOC140874540 gene encoding uncharacterized protein; this encodes MEVCTLAALTVVPSLLERIQAGQAFDEQLTLWRNRDEAKGGTLYTVKDGIVHQRGRMWVPAVDSLRVEMMTEAHTVRYSIHPGSMKKDILRFVSECLTCQHVKIEHQRPAGLLKPLSIPTWKWEDVT